In the Colwellia sp. 20A7 genome, one interval contains:
- a CDS encoding MaoC family dehydratase, which produces MPTMIKKDQIADYIGFQSAPTPWHVISQEQINQFADCTLDHQFIHVDEEKAKATPFGSTIAHGFLSLSLLSHFAEDFSVIIDGFYMGLNAGFDKVRFLQPVKVNSRVRAHAKTLVIEEKKPGQYRLCTEVTVEIEGCDTPALVAEWVSVQMVK; this is translated from the coding sequence ATGCCAACAATGATAAAAAAAGATCAAATAGCGGATTACATTGGCTTTCAATCAGCGCCAACACCTTGGCACGTAATAAGCCAAGAACAAATTAATCAATTTGCCGATTGTACGCTCGATCATCAATTTATCCATGTTGATGAAGAAAAAGCGAAAGCAACACCTTTTGGCTCTACCATTGCCCATGGTTTTTTATCGTTATCTCTATTGTCGCATTTCGCTGAAGACTTTAGTGTCATTATCGACGGCTTCTATATGGGCTTAAATGCAGGTTTCGATAAAGTTAGGTTTTTACAGCCCGTTAAAGTTAATAGTCGCGTCCGCGCACATGCTAAAACCTTGGTAATTGAAGAGAAAAAACCAGGGCAATATCGTTTATGTACAGAAGTTACCGTTGAAATAGAAGGTTGTGACACCCCCGCACTTGTTGCTGAATGGGTTTCTGTACAAATGGTTAAATAA
- a CDS encoding SDR family oxidoreductase has protein sequence MSTNLFDLTGKVALVTGASRGIGEHIAKLLAENGAHVIVSSRKIDGCQAVVDQIIAAGGSAQAIACHIGEMEQIESIFEQISAEHGKLDILVNNAAANPYFGHVLDTDLLAFQKTVDVNIRGYFFMSTIGAKLMKENGGGAIVNVASINGIIPGDYQGIYSITKAAVISMTKTFAKECAQFNIRVNALLPGGTDTKFASTLVNNPKILEQLMHHVPMKRVAQPEEMAGTVLYLVSNASSYTTGTAINVDGGYLIG, from the coding sequence ATGAGTACTAATTTGTTCGACTTAACAGGAAAAGTTGCTTTAGTTACCGGTGCAAGTCGAGGTATTGGCGAGCATATAGCAAAGTTACTCGCAGAAAATGGCGCTCATGTCATTGTATCGAGCCGTAAAATAGACGGTTGCCAGGCGGTCGTTGACCAAATCATTGCTGCCGGTGGAAGTGCCCAAGCAATTGCTTGCCATATTGGTGAAATGGAACAAATAGAAAGTATATTTGAGCAAATATCAGCCGAGCACGGAAAACTAGATATATTAGTAAATAATGCCGCTGCAAACCCTTATTTTGGCCATGTATTAGATACAGACCTGTTAGCTTTCCAAAAAACGGTTGACGTTAATATCCGTGGCTACTTTTTTATGTCTACTATTGGCGCTAAATTGATGAAAGAAAATGGTGGCGGGGCGATTGTTAATGTTGCCTCAATCAACGGAATAATTCCTGGCGACTATCAAGGTATCTACTCTATTACCAAGGCAGCGGTTATTTCTATGACAAAAACGTTCGCTAAGGAATGTGCACAATTCAATATTCGTGTTAATGCCTTATTACCTGGTGGTACGGATACTAAATTCGCTTCAACCTTAGTAAACAATCCAAAAATATTAGAACAACTGATGCATCACGTGCCAATGAAACGCGTTGCACAGCCAGAAGAAATGGCCGGTACGGTACTGTATTTAGTTTCTAATGCCTCTAGTTACACCACCGGTACGGCAATAAATGTTGATGGCGGTTATTTGATTGGATAA
- a CDS encoding TonB-dependent receptor plug domain-containing protein, producing the protein MRDISTTRTTKYFKRTLLVSAILSAINLSAVSAQETNQTVEDDDKDVERIMVTASKRLRGLQESPVAITVVSGLAVDQAKVLDMNDLQTLVPTLRVTPLQRSINTNFAIRGFGNGTNNTGIEPSVGIFIDGVYRSRAAAQIGDLPRLQQIEVLSGPQSTLFGKNASAGVINVRTMEPAHTLEGNIELGAGNFNQKLVKGYITNGITEELAFSLSGGFQ; encoded by the coding sequence ATGAGAGATATATCAACAACAAGAACAACAAAATATTTTAAACGTACATTACTTGTTTCAGCAATATTGAGTGCTATCAACCTGAGTGCCGTTAGTGCTCAGGAAACTAATCAAACTGTTGAGGATGATGATAAAGATGTAGAAAGAATAATGGTCACCGCATCTAAACGACTTAGAGGCTTACAAGAATCTCCTGTAGCCATAACCGTTGTAAGTGGCCTCGCTGTTGATCAAGCAAAAGTTTTAGATATGAACGATTTACAAACGCTTGTACCAACCTTACGTGTAACCCCTTTACAACGTTCTATAAATACTAACTTTGCCATTCGAGGCTTTGGTAATGGTACTAATAATACCGGTATTGAACCATCAGTAGGTATTTTTATTGATGGTGTTTATCGATCTAGAGCTGCCGCTCAAATTGGTGATTTACCACGATTACAGCAAATAGAAGTACTAAGTGGTCCCCAGAGTACGTTATTTGGAAAGAATGCATCTGCCGGGGTTATTAATGTTAGAACTATGGAGCCAGCACATACACTTGAAGGCAACATAGAATTAGGTGCCGGTAATTTTAATCAAAAACTTGTTAAAGGTTATATTACTAATGGTATTACGGAAGAGTTAGCTTTCAGTTTATCTGGTGGTTTTCAATAA
- a CDS encoding NADH:flavin oxidoreductase has product MSNNNAAKLFKSFSSGTLNLKNRTVMAPMTRTFSPNYIPTDDVAKYYRRRAEGNVGLIITEGTFISHKAANGYERVPAIFGDEALAGWKHVVDEVHAAGGKIAPQLWHVGSVRKEGIGPDKEVPGYSPSGLYKPGAPNGVAMSKADIDDVVASFAQAAADAKAIGFDAIEVHGAHGYLVDQFFWEGTNQRNDEYGGSLENRTRFGVEIVKAIREKVGKDFPIIFRFSQWKQQDYNAKLCQTPEELATFLTLLSDAGVDIFHASTRRFWLPEFEGSDLNLAGWTKKLINKPVITVGSVGLDSDFTGEGSVDLAGTSNPTGIEGLLTRLNNDEFDLVAIGRALLVDPEWVNKIEHNKEDEIAPFNKEALMKLS; this is encoded by the coding sequence ATGAGCAACAACAACGCAGCAAAACTATTTAAGTCATTTTCATCAGGAACCTTAAACTTAAAAAATCGCACCGTGATGGCGCCCATGACACGTACGTTTTCACCTAACTATATTCCAACGGATGACGTAGCAAAATATTATCGCCGCAGAGCAGAAGGCAATGTTGGTTTAATTATTACCGAGGGAACGTTTATTTCTCATAAAGCCGCAAACGGCTATGAACGTGTGCCAGCAATTTTTGGTGATGAGGCTTTAGCGGGTTGGAAACACGTGGTTGACGAAGTTCATGCTGCAGGCGGAAAAATAGCACCACAACTTTGGCATGTAGGTTCGGTACGTAAAGAAGGTATTGGTCCAGATAAAGAAGTTCCGGGCTATAGCCCATCAGGTTTATATAAACCGGGCGCACCAAACGGTGTTGCTATGAGTAAAGCAGATATCGATGATGTTGTTGCTTCATTTGCCCAAGCCGCTGCAGACGCGAAAGCTATTGGTTTCGATGCTATCGAAGTACATGGTGCACACGGTTACTTGGTTGATCAATTCTTTTGGGAAGGCACTAACCAACGTAACGATGAATACGGTGGTTCATTAGAGAACAGAACTCGTTTTGGCGTTGAAATAGTCAAGGCTATTCGTGAAAAAGTAGGTAAAGACTTTCCAATTATCTTTAGATTTTCACAATGGAAGCAACAAGATTACAACGCCAAACTTTGTCAAACGCCTGAAGAGTTAGCAACATTTTTAACCTTATTAAGTGATGCTGGCGTTGATATTTTCCACGCAAGTACTCGACGTTTTTGGCTACCTGAATTTGAAGGCTCAGATCTTAACCTTGCCGGTTGGACAAAAAAATTAATCAATAAACCTGTCATTACCGTGGGCAGTGTTGGTTTAGACAGTGACTTTACCGGTGAAGGCAGTGTTGATCTTGCTGGCACGTCAAACCCAACGGGAATCGAAGGGTTATTAACGCGTTTAAATAATGATGAGTTTGATTTAGTCGCTATTGGTCGTGCCTTGTTGGTTGATCCTGAGTGGGTAAATAAAATTGAACATAATAAAGAAGACGAAATCGCACCGTTTAATAAAGAAGCATTAATGAAATTAAGTTAG
- a CDS encoding TonB-dependent receptor produces the protein MVFNKRDGYTDSVVGLNKINNRDRWNIRGQALYEPTSDVTLRFIADYSEIDEACCTAADVINGPTTAAVRALGGVVLDDNDPFSYKSSLNIDPDNTVQDSGVSVQLDIDFDGFSFTSISALRSNDSDFLNDVDYTSLDILREGGHTKIDTITQELRLTSTGKQTLEWMVGAYIFQEEVITGDTLYYGDDIRTFFDALMTAGGADGLLAGVEQVYGLEQGSFFSNESFVNSEFTQDNDAYSLFANFDYHITEDFTAIFGVSYTKDEKTITVEQINKDVLSGLDIDTELTAFGVPLSLIPTLAPAIPILNSIQLLPPMPSLPNDVEQSKSEDSKTTWSMRLAYEVNDNFNVFASAATGFKASSWNLGRNSNPFLADQAAMESAGIALANQTYGGRFASPEEAKVYELGLKARFKKGAFNVTLFDQTIEGFQSSIFIGTGYVLANAGKQSTQGVEFDSVYNPTENWSFTLAGTFLDPVYDSFVGATGIDGPIDLSGEKPAGIHERSITAGITYSYELENGAYGYVRTDYIYESEVYLAENVPDSLTREVGTLNATAGLSFNNGLNLQLWVRNLNNDEYLHSAFPPPIQAGSYNAYPSQPRMYGASVSYEF, from the coding sequence GTGGTTTTCAATAAACGTGATGGTTACACCGATAGTGTCGTTGGGCTAAATAAAATTAATAATCGTGACCGCTGGAATATTCGTGGCCAAGCATTATATGAACCTACCTCAGATGTAACCTTACGTTTTATTGCTGATTATAGTGAAATAGATGAAGCTTGTTGTACTGCAGCAGATGTTATTAATGGACCTACAACAGCAGCTGTTCGAGCATTAGGTGGTGTCGTATTAGATGACAATGACCCATTTTCTTATAAATCATCACTTAATATAGACCCTGATAATACAGTGCAAGATAGTGGTGTTTCAGTACAACTTGATATTGACTTTGATGGTTTTTCTTTTACCTCAATCAGTGCACTACGTAGTAATGATTCAGATTTTTTAAATGATGTAGATTATACCTCGCTAGATATATTACGTGAAGGCGGGCACACTAAAATTGATACTATTACCCAAGAGCTACGTTTGACTTCAACAGGAAAGCAAACTTTAGAATGGATGGTAGGTGCCTATATATTTCAAGAAGAAGTAATCACTGGGGATACGCTATATTACGGAGATGATATTCGAACTTTTTTTGATGCTTTGATGACCGCTGGTGGTGCCGATGGTTTATTAGCAGGTGTTGAACAAGTTTACGGGCTTGAACAAGGCTCGTTTTTCTCAAATGAATCTTTTGTAAACTCTGAATTTACCCAAGATAATGACGCTTATTCATTATTCGCTAATTTTGATTATCATATAACGGAAGATTTTACGGCTATTTTCGGTGTTAGTTACACGAAAGATGAAAAAACCATAACAGTTGAACAGATCAATAAAGATGTATTGTCTGGCCTTGATATAGACACTGAATTAACAGCGTTTGGTGTACCATTATCACTTATTCCAACACTTGCTCCAGCCATCCCTATTTTAAATAGCATTCAATTGTTACCACCCATGCCGAGTTTGCCTAACGACGTTGAACAGAGTAAATCTGAAGATAGTAAAACAACTTGGTCAATGCGCTTAGCCTATGAGGTAAACGATAACTTTAATGTTTTTGCATCAGCAGCTACTGGCTTTAAAGCATCATCATGGAATCTCGGACGAAATAGTAATCCGTTCCTTGCAGATCAAGCAGCAATGGAAAGTGCAGGTATTGCACTTGCTAATCAAACCTACGGTGGTCGTTTTGCTTCTCCTGAAGAAGCAAAAGTTTATGAATTAGGTCTGAAAGCGAGATTTAAAAAAGGGGCATTTAACGTAACCTTATTCGACCAAACAATTGAAGGATTTCAGTCATCTATATTTATTGGTACTGGCTACGTATTGGCAAATGCCGGTAAACAAAGTACGCAAGGGGTGGAGTTTGATTCAGTTTACAACCCAACTGAAAACTGGTCGTTCACGTTAGCCGGTACTTTTCTTGATCCCGTTTATGATTCATTTGTTGGAGCAACAGGGATAGATGGTCCTATTGATTTATCAGGTGAAAAGCCAGCAGGTATTCATGAACGTAGCATAACAGCCGGCATTACTTACAGTTATGAATTAGAAAATGGTGCGTATGGTTATGTTAGAACTGATTACATCTATGAAAGTGAAGTTTATCTTGCTGAAAATGTGCCAGACTCGTTAACGCGAGAAGTTGGTACGTTGAACGCGACAGCAGGGCTAAGCTTTAATAATGGGCTTAATCTTCAGCTTTGGGTACGTAACCTAAATAATGATGAGTACTTACATTCAGCATTCCCACCACCGATTCAGGCGGGTAGTTATAATGCTTACCCGAGTCAACCACGTATGTATGGTGCCTCTGTTTCTTATGAATTTTAA
- a CDS encoding phosphotransferase family protein gives MSVTVSFDIEKLTRYLESNVEGFVGPITLEKFPGGQSNPTFKVNAKSGLYVLRSQPQGNLLKSAHAVDREFQVLDALKDTDVPVAKVYHLCIDTSIIGSMFYLMEFCDGTVYWSASLPEISTNAYRSQLYDTMNRALVALHSVDLDAVNLRDYGKAGNYFERQFSRWTSQYRATELQQIDAMDNLILWLETHLPIDDGRVCLVHGDFRLDNIMFKKDKAEVIAVLDWELSTLGHPFSDLAYQCMQLRMPQGMGTIDGLQGIDRESLGIPTEEEYVATYCQRMGIDHIENWTFYLAFSFFKLAAIAQGVAKRASQGNATNEQANKVGAFVEPLAQMALSIISDE, from the coding sequence ATGTCAGTAACCGTTTCTTTTGATATAGAAAAATTGACTCGCTATTTGGAATCTAATGTTGAGGGGTTTGTTGGTCCTATCACATTAGAGAAGTTTCCGGGTGGTCAGTCAAATCCAACGTTTAAAGTAAATGCTAAGTCTGGTCTTTATGTTCTGCGTAGTCAGCCGCAAGGAAATTTATTGAAGTCTGCACATGCTGTAGATCGAGAGTTTCAGGTACTTGACGCATTAAAAGATACCGATGTACCGGTAGCTAAGGTTTATCACCTTTGTATCGATACTAGCATTATAGGCTCGATGTTCTATTTAATGGAATTTTGTGATGGCACTGTTTATTGGAGTGCTTCACTACCTGAAATATCAACTAACGCTTATCGAAGTCAGCTATACGACACAATGAATAGGGCTTTGGTTGCATTACATAGTGTTGATCTTGATGCTGTTAATTTACGTGATTATGGCAAAGCAGGTAATTACTTCGAACGCCAGTTTTCTCGATGGACATCACAATATCGTGCTACTGAATTACAACAAATCGATGCGATGGACAACTTAATATTATGGCTTGAAACACATCTACCGATAGATGATGGTCGAGTTTGTTTAGTTCATGGTGATTTTCGTTTAGACAACATTATGTTTAAAAAGGATAAAGCTGAAGTGATCGCGGTCCTTGATTGGGAGTTATCGACTCTTGGGCACCCATTTTCTGATTTAGCTTATCAATGCATGCAATTGCGTATGCCACAAGGTATGGGAACTATTGATGGTTTACAAGGAATAGACAGAGAGAGTCTGGGTATTCCTACGGAAGAAGAATATGTTGCCACTTACTGTCAGCGTATGGGTATTGATCATATTGAAAATTGGACATTTTATCTTGCTTTTAGCTTCTTTAAATTAGCCGCTATTGCGCAAGGTGTTGCAAAACGAGCCTCACAAGGTAATGCAACTAATGAACAAGCGAATAAAGTTGGTGCTTTTGTTGAACCGCTGGCACAAATGGCTTTAAGTATCATTAGTGATGAATAA
- a CDS encoding histidine phosphatase family protein, with protein sequence MSAIYLIRHGQASFGKADYDQLSDKGCQQSELLGQYWQTLKTPNKPGKMFSGALLRHEQTLENFLKGYQGEVSSTVLHSGFDEFNHVDMLSRYDAQWKNYAKMAALVSKKSEANKVFQKEFSLALNRWVSGKYDGDYMESWSQFKKRCITALQDVINQELDAKKEFSNITPSNNICIFTSGGTISVLVQHILGLSDQNTLSINQQLRNTSVTKLLFTKGSLSIDYLNNYGHLTQVGHDWETFR encoded by the coding sequence ATGTCTGCTATCTATCTTATTCGCCATGGGCAGGCTTCATTCGGCAAAGCTGATTATGATCAACTGTCTGATAAAGGTTGTCAGCAATCTGAATTACTTGGTCAATATTGGCAAACGCTTAAGACACCGAATAAGCCAGGGAAAATGTTTTCAGGCGCATTATTACGTCATGAACAAACACTTGAAAATTTTTTAAAAGGTTATCAAGGCGAGGTTTCATCTACAGTACTGCACTCTGGCTTCGATGAATTTAATCATGTTGATATGTTGTCGCGGTACGATGCCCAATGGAAAAATTATGCAAAGATGGCCGCGTTAGTTAGTAAAAAATCAGAAGCAAATAAAGTGTTCCAAAAAGAATTTTCTTTAGCGCTTAACCGTTGGGTAAGTGGCAAATATGATGGTGATTATATGGAAAGTTGGTCGCAGTTTAAAAAGCGTTGTATCACTGCATTACAAGACGTGATTAACCAAGAACTCGATGCTAAGAAAGAGTTCAGTAACATAACGCCATCAAATAACATTTGTATTTTTACTTCTGGCGGCACCATCTCAGTGTTGGTTCAACATATTTTAGGCTTATCTGATCAGAATACGTTATCAATCAATCAACAATTGCGAAATACCAGTGTTACAAAGCTACTCTTTACCAAAGGTAGCCTAAGCATTGATTACTTGAATAATTATGGTCATTTAACCCAAGTGGGTCATGACTGGGAAACCTTTAGATAA
- a CDS encoding acyl-CoA dehydrogenase family protein — MDFEYSDKVKELMARVSAFMDEYVYPAEAQMHEQVAQDQWTTPALMEELKAKAKAQGLWNLFLPVSYGKYSAGLTNLEYAPLAEIMGKVFWAPEVFNCAAPDTGNMEVLAKYGNEVQKKKWLEPLLEGKIRSAFAMTEPEVASSDATNIELSIVRDGDEYVINGRKFYISGACRKQCEIMIVMGKTDPDNTDRYIQQSQVLVPMKTAGVTMVRPMKVFGYNDAPEGHAEITFDNVRVPVENIIVGEGKGFEIAQGRLGPGRIHHCMRSIGVAQRALDLMCQRVNDRIVFGRPMIKQQSIREDIAISACQIEQARLMTLKAAQKMDLEGNKAAKDIIAMIKIVAPSMSLDVLDRAIQCHGAVGVSQDTFLAHAFAGQRTLRLADGPDQVHMMQLGRDIVKKSI; from the coding sequence ATGGATTTTGAATACAGCGACAAAGTTAAAGAATTAATGGCACGTGTTAGCGCATTTATGGACGAGTACGTTTATCCCGCTGAAGCACAAATGCATGAGCAAGTGGCGCAGGATCAATGGACAACACCTGCTTTAATGGAAGAACTGAAAGCCAAAGCGAAAGCACAGGGGTTATGGAATTTATTTTTACCGGTTAGCTATGGAAAATACAGTGCAGGACTTACCAATTTAGAATATGCACCACTTGCTGAAATTATGGGAAAAGTGTTTTGGGCTCCTGAAGTGTTTAATTGTGCAGCGCCTGATACAGGTAATATGGAAGTACTCGCTAAATATGGTAATGAAGTACAGAAGAAAAAATGGTTAGAGCCGCTACTTGAAGGAAAAATTCGTTCGGCTTTTGCTATGACCGAGCCAGAAGTTGCATCAAGTGATGCGACGAATATAGAGCTAAGTATTGTACGCGACGGTGATGAATACGTTATCAATGGTCGAAAATTTTACATCAGTGGCGCTTGTCGAAAACAATGTGAAATTATGATTGTGATGGGTAAAACTGACCCAGACAATACTGACCGTTACATCCAACAATCTCAAGTTCTTGTACCAATGAAAACAGCAGGAGTCACTATGGTGCGTCCAATGAAAGTTTTTGGTTATAACGATGCACCAGAAGGACATGCAGAAATCACCTTTGACAATGTTCGTGTACCTGTTGAAAACATCATTGTTGGAGAAGGTAAAGGCTTTGAAATTGCACAAGGTAGATTAGGCCCAGGTCGCATTCATCATTGCATGCGATCAATTGGTGTAGCACAACGAGCCCTAGATTTAATGTGCCAGCGCGTTAACGATCGTATTGTCTTTGGTCGTCCAATGATCAAACAACAATCTATTCGAGAAGATATTGCCATTTCTGCCTGCCAAATTGAACAAGCCAGACTGATGACGTTAAAAGCGGCTCAAAAGATGGATCTTGAAGGCAATAAAGCGGCCAAAGATATTATCGCAATGATAAAAATTGTTGCTCCGAGTATGTCACTTGATGTACTTGACCGTGCTATTCAATGCCATGGCGCTGTGGGTGTTAGTCAAGATACCTTTTTAGCTCATGCTTTTGCCGGCCAAAGAACGTTGCGCTTAGCTGATGGTCCTGATCAAGTACACATGATGCAACTTGGACGAGATATAGTTAAAAAATCAATATAG
- a CDS encoding acyl-CoA dehydrogenase, with product MTATLMNERDLEFMLYELFDSEALIKRNRYQDHDRQTFNEVINTAKAIAEKHFLPIRQKLDTHQPTFDGKKVTLIPELKPAIEAIIDSGISSATADYELNGMQLPPIVASVASTYLTAAGGVGLGYNMLTNANANLLEAHGSEALIEKWVKPMRSGRFMGTMAMTEPGSGSGLGDLITKAVKSDDGTYRLSGNKIYISGGDHNLSENIVHLVLARIPGAPKGVKGISLFVVPKFLVNDDGTLGADNEVALAGLFHKMGGRAQTSTALSFGEKNGSIGYLVGEENQGLKYMFHMMNEARIMVGTSGATLAVAGYQYSVDYAKNRPQGRLPSCKDPLSPMVNIIEHADVRRMLLAQKVYAEGALSLVLYGSQLSDDEKTAPTEEARAHAHVLLNFLTPIIKTWPSEYGTKANDLAIQVLGGHGYINEHPVELFYRDNRLNPIHEGTTGIQSLDLLTRKVPMNKMAGYSATLSEIYKTIEQAKKYSNLTVFSAQLSDAIEILQQTTDAVLTAMKTTNIDLALANSVKYLEVFGHVIIAWLWLKQGIVASEALSKQQHQADEDFYNGKLQALQYFYRFELPEITLWSNILCTGDSTTYDMKVAWF from the coding sequence ATGACAGCCACTTTAATGAACGAACGAGATCTTGAATTTATGCTCTATGAGCTTTTTGACAGTGAAGCGCTGATCAAACGCAATAGATATCAAGACCATGACCGTCAGACTTTTAATGAAGTCATCAATACAGCGAAGGCGATAGCTGAAAAACACTTCTTACCTATTCGTCAAAAACTTGATACTCATCAACCAACATTTGATGGCAAAAAAGTCACACTTATTCCTGAGCTTAAACCAGCTATTGAAGCGATTATTGACTCAGGTATCTCCTCTGCAACGGCTGATTACGAATTAAATGGTATGCAGTTACCACCGATAGTTGCCAGTGTGGCGAGCACCTATTTAACGGCTGCAGGTGGTGTTGGTTTAGGCTATAACATGTTGACCAATGCCAATGCCAACTTACTTGAAGCTCACGGCAGTGAAGCGTTAATTGAAAAGTGGGTTAAACCGATGCGTTCTGGACGGTTTATGGGCACGATGGCGATGACTGAACCCGGCAGTGGCTCAGGGCTAGGCGACCTAATCACGAAAGCCGTGAAATCAGACGATGGCACTTACCGACTTAGTGGTAATAAAATTTATATTTCTGGTGGCGATCATAATTTAAGTGAAAATATTGTTCATTTAGTTTTGGCGCGTATTCCAGGTGCACCAAAAGGCGTTAAAGGTATTTCTTTGTTTGTGGTACCTAAATTTTTAGTAAATGACGATGGTACGTTAGGTGCTGATAATGAAGTTGCCCTTGCAGGCTTATTTCACAAAATGGGGGGCAGAGCACAAACATCCACCGCGTTAAGTTTTGGTGAAAAAAATGGCTCTATTGGTTATTTAGTTGGGGAAGAAAACCAAGGGCTCAAGTACATGTTTCATATGATGAATGAAGCTCGTATTATGGTTGGAACTAGTGGTGCAACACTTGCCGTTGCTGGTTATCAATATTCTGTCGACTACGCAAAAAACCGTCCTCAAGGACGCTTACCTTCTTGTAAAGATCCGCTTTCACCAATGGTTAATATTATCGAACACGCTGATGTTCGTCGTATGTTACTTGCACAAAAAGTTTATGCCGAAGGTGCGTTGTCATTAGTACTTTACGGCTCTCAACTGAGTGATGATGAAAAAACAGCACCGACAGAAGAAGCACGAGCACATGCGCATGTGTTATTAAACTTTCTAACTCCTATTATCAAAACTTGGCCGTCTGAATATGGCACTAAAGCGAATGATCTAGCGATTCAAGTACTGGGTGGGCACGGTTATATTAACGAACATCCGGTTGAGCTGTTTTATCGTGATAATCGTTTAAATCCTATTCATGAAGGTACTACCGGTATTCAATCGCTAGATTTATTAACCCGTAAAGTACCCATGAATAAAATGGCGGGCTACTCAGCAACTCTGAGTGAAATTTATAAAACTATTGAACAAGCCAAGAAATATAGCAATTTAACTGTGTTTTCAGCACAGCTTAGTGATGCAATTGAAATACTTCAACAAACGACTGATGCGGTATTAACTGCAATGAAAACCACGAATATTGACCTTGCATTGGCGAATTCAGTGAAATATTTAGAAGTATTTGGTCACGTTATCATTGCTTGGTTATGGTTAAAGCAAGGTATCGTTGCTAGTGAAGCATTGAGCAAGCAGCAGCACCAAGCAGATGAAGATTTTTATAATGGCAAACTACAAGCATTACAGTATTTCTATCGTTTCGAATTACCAGAAATAACGTTGTGGTCAAATATTTTATGTACTGGCGACAGTACAACATACGATATGAAAGTCGCTTGGTTTTAA
- a CDS encoding SDR family NAD(P)-dependent oxidoreductase, whose protein sequence is MDPLLDFTGKVAVITGAAQGFGQLLAEELAKRGAKLVISDINEAGVMKVADGIKATGADVIAMACNVAKNDDCKAMVDAAIEHFGKVDIGVNNAGIAHEFMPLHDIDEAIMDSQFAVNVKGVQFGMRHQIQQMLKQGEGAILNVSSMAGLGGAARGGAYAMAKHAVIGLTKTGAVEYGRNNIRINAICPFFTLTPMVTNFADDEQQKRMSRGAPMHRLGEPKEIVAMMLMMLSPANTYMTGQCIAIDGGVSAQ, encoded by the coding sequence ATGGATCCACTATTAGATTTTACAGGAAAAGTCGCCGTTATTACAGGTGCAGCTCAAGGGTTTGGTCAGCTGCTTGCTGAAGAATTAGCTAAGCGTGGCGCAAAGCTAGTGATTAGTGATATTAACGAAGCAGGTGTAATGAAAGTTGCTGACGGCATTAAAGCAACAGGTGCAGACGTGATTGCCATGGCGTGTAACGTTGCAAAAAATGATGATTGTAAGGCAATGGTAGATGCCGCCATTGAGCACTTTGGCAAAGTTGATATTGGGGTGAATAATGCCGGTATTGCCCACGAATTTATGCCACTACATGACATAGATGAAGCCATCATGGACTCTCAATTTGCGGTTAATGTAAAAGGTGTTCAATTTGGTATGCGTCATCAAATACAACAAATGCTTAAACAAGGCGAAGGCGCGATTTTAAATGTCAGCTCTATGGCAGGATTAGGTGGCGCAGCAAGAGGTGGTGCTTATGCAATGGCTAAGCATGCGGTTATTGGTTTAACAAAGACTGGCGCTGTTGAATACGGTCGTAACAATATTCGTATTAATGCTATTTGTCCGTTTTTTACCTTAACGCCAATGGTGACCAACTTTGCTGACGATGAACAGCAAAAACGAATGAGCAGAGGGGCACCTATGCATCGACTAGGCGAGCCTAAAGAGATTGTTGCCATGATGTTGATGATGCTATCACCAGCAAATACTTATATGACAGGGCAATGCATTGCAATAGATGGTGGTGTATCTGCACAGTAA